Genomic DNA from Vreelandella subglaciescola:
CGGCCCGGTCAGCTTGTTGCCACCACTGCCGGGGGGCTTGTAGAAACGCCGAGCGAACCTGCAGCTGTGCATCTTCCAGCCGAATCTCGACCCCGGGCAGGGGCTGCCAGTCGTCGGCACGGGTTTGGCGCCGGTGCGCAATGCCGCCGGTTTCGGTGCTGCCGTAGATTTCAATTACCGGTGCCGCGAGCAGGGTTTCGGCGTGTTGAGCATGCTCTGCGGCCAGCGGCGCGCCGGACGAGAATATCCGCTGGGGCGCACCCGCCTGTTCCCAGTTCAGGTGATCGGGCAGCCGCGAGAGCTGGGCCGGCGAGCTGATCAGCGTCGCTTTAAGGCCGGCGTGGCGAACCTCGGCGAGGCGCCGTGCCATCACTTCGGGGTAGTGACAGTTGCCGCCGCACAGGGGAATGCCGTGGCAGAGCGGGCGCAGTACGCCGGTCAGCAGGCCGTAAATGTGCTGATGGCTGACCTGCGAAATAACTGCGCCGCCGTCCAGCGGCCAGAGCTCGGCCTGAACCGCCAGCTCCGCTTCAAGCTGGCCGAAGCGTTTGACCTGCATGAGCGGCTCGCCGGTGGAGCCCGAGGTATAAAGCACCAGCGCTTCGGCGTCGGCGGCCAGCGGCTCGGGCGGCGGCAGGTCGGAAGCGTTCGGCGCGGGCGCCGCTGCCGGGATCACACCGTCGAGCTGTTTACTGAGCCGCGTTAGCGTCGCGGTGCGGTCATCGCCGGGGAGTACGGCGCTGCGCCCGCTTTCCCACAGCGCCAGTAGGGCGGCGCAGAAAGACGCAGGGTCGCGCTCAAACAGCAGCCAGCGCCCGCCGGGCTTATCCGCCAGCCAGTGTCGCCAGGCGTTGATGGCCGCTACCAGCGCATCGGGCCGGCACCAGTCCTTGGGCAACGTGGCCGCGGGCGCCAGCGTTCTGCGCCAGGGGAGTCGGGAAAGGGCAACATGCGTCACGGGGAAGTTCTCCGCAGCCGGTAACGGCAGCACCATTCACCGGTGAACATCAGGGCGATCAGGCCATAGCTGATGACGCCGTTATATAGCGTCCAGAGCGACAGGCTGGCATAGCAGGCCGTCCACGCGGCCACGCTGCCGTTGATCAGGAAAAACAGGCACCAGACTTGCGTCACGCGGCGGGTATAGCGAACCCCTGACGCGGGCAAATCCGGCTCGCGAAGCCGGGCCAGCCGTTCAATGACCGGCGGCCCCTGCCACAGGCTGAAGGCAAATAGCGCCAGCATCACGGCATTGATGGCCACCGGGTAGGCACGCACGCCCCATTCCGCTTCGCCGAGCAGGCCCAGCAGAATCAGCCCGCCACCGGCGGTTATGGCCAGCCAGCGCGCCTCGGGGAAGCGCCAGGCCAGCAGCAGAGCGCCGGTCACCAGCAGCGGCCAGCTGCCCACATGGTCATGCAGCGACCCTATCAGCAGTGGCCAGGCCATCATCAGCGGAGCCAGGCTCCACTTGAGGGCACGCATTGGGCTCAACGCTGCATCAGGCGTTCGACGGCCGTGACCACATCGTTGATGCTGCGCACGGACTTGAAGTCTTCCGGATTGACCCGACGCCCGGTGAACTGCTTCAGTTCGACGACCAGATCCACGGCATCGATGCTGTCGATGTCGAGGTCTTCGTACAGGCGGGCTTCCGGGTGGATGTCGCCGGCGTCGATCTCGAACAGTTCCACCAGAATCTTGCGTACCTGGGCAAAGATGGCCTCACGGCTGACGGGCGTGTCGGTCGACGTACCTGTTGAAGTGCTTGCAGACATGGCGGTATCAGTTGACACGGCGAGTCTCCACGAGCGCGCGCAGCGCTTCCAGACTAGCGAAATGTTTGCGCGTTTCTTCGGCTTCGGCATCCAGCTTGATGCCGTAACGTTTTTGCAGTTCCAGCCCCAGTTCCAGCGCGTCGATGGAGTCCAGCCCCAGCCCCTCGCCGAACAGCGGCGCCTGCTCGTCAATATCGCTGGGCGTCACGTCCTCGAGCTCCAGCGCTTCGATAATCATGCGCTTGAGATCAAGCGTCAGTTGTTGTGTTTCAGGCATGTTGGATTCGGTCTAGTTCGTGGTTGAAATGGTCGCTTAGCTGGCGCGTGAGATGCCGGGCGCGCAGGCTTGTCGGCTGCTGCGTCTCCCGGGGCACGGACAGGTCGTCCAGCACGTGCAGGTCGAGCTGCACCTTGCGCGGCGGAATGCGATACCAGGGCGTGCCTTTGGTCAGCGTAGTAGGCTGGCAACGGATCAGCACGGGGGTGATGTTGGCGCCGGTGCGCAGCGCGATATTGGCGCCCCCGCGGCGAAACTTGACCGGCCTGTCAGGGCGGGTGCGGGTGCCCTCGGGAAAGAGGATCAGCGAGTTGCCCGCGGCCAGACTCTGGCGTGCCGCTTCAAGCACGGCCTCCGGGTCGCGGTTGGTGATGTAGCCGGCCGCGCGGATCGGGCCACGGGTGAACGGGTTGCTGGCCAGCTTGCCCTTGACGATGCAGTCGGCCTGGGGCACGTGGCCCAGCAGAAACACGACATCAATCAGGGAAGGGTGGTTGGCAAGAATCAGCAGCCCCGGGCGCTGCAGGCGTGACAATCCCTCAAAGCGGTAGTCGAGCACGCCCAGCGTGCGCATCAGGCCGCCAAAGGCGCGGAAGGCGTATTGGATCAACACCCGTGCATGAGTGCGGCGCCGAGAGGCATCGCGGATGGTGAGCTTCAGCACAGGCGCAATGAGCAGGCCGATCAGCAAGCCGCCGATCCCGAAAAGGGCAAAGGATAGCGCCGTGCCCAGGCCGCGCCGGCATTGATCGAGGGTCATTCGGCCACCTGCGTAAAGCGCTGCAGCCCGTCAAGCCAGGGCGCATCCCCGGTAAGCCAGGCGATGATGTCTTGTGGCGTGGGTTCACCCGGTGTTGCCGTGCGTGTGGCGGTCAGCCGTGGCCCGGCATCGGGCCGGCGGGACAGGCGCAGGCCAACGGCGCAGGCATGGCCCGGGTGCGGCGTATGCCCCTGATAGGTAGCGGGTAGTTCGCCTTCCGAGAACACCACGACGACGCTTTCATAGCCGGCGTCAAGATAGCCGCCGGCTTCGGTTAACAGGGCGTCAAACTCATGGCCACAAGCGCCCAGTGCCTGAAGGGGCAAGCGGTGGTTATGGGCGATGGAGTACACGCCCAGTACGGCGTTGTGCACCGACATGGAAAAGCGGGTGGGCGACAGCGGCGCTTGCTGTGCCAGCGCTTCCAGCATGGAAAGGGTATGAACGACATCGCCATGACGCGACGCGTGAATCAGCGGGCATCCTTCGGCAGGCGTCAGGCCGTGCAGAATGTCGCAGGTGGCCCGGCCCGTAGCATCAAGCCGACGACGAAGCATCCCCGGCAGGGAGCTGCCGACAGGAGAGGGAATACTATGCTGCGGGTCCGCCAAGCGCTGGGTCCCGCTGGCGCACCATGCGCGCCAGTCGCTAATGTGGAGTCGATCCATGACGAAGTGTACTTTGAAGAGACAGGGTTTGAAAAAGTATTTGAGATAGCGTTTGAGACAGTATTTGAGCTAGCGTTTAAGGCGGCGAACTATAACGTAAAGCTGAGCTTAGCCCAAGTTTCAGTTCCTTGACGTTTGCGAACACAGTTAACACGCTATTTGCGTAATCAAGGACAGCTTCAACCTGTTCTTTACCCTTACGTGCCGATTAACCGCTAGCGTGTCGTTAATTATCACGCTAACAGACGTTGATCGGTAACATGGTAACGGCAGTGCTTTATCCGCCAGGCGGCCAAGTATGCTTGCAGAGCTTTAATGTATTCTTAAAAAGAATAAGAAAGCAAAAGATTAGCCTGCTTGGCTATAACAGGGGTTGTATTATATGCTGCCGCCCTCAAATAGCCGCCACGCTCGCTTACCCACGGTGATTGATATGCACTGGATCTGGAAAAAATACGCTGATACCTCGCTTATTCTGCGCGTCACGATTGCGCTGGTCGCGGGCGTTGCCGTGGGGCTTGTGGGCAGCGAGGCCGTGGTCGGCTGGCTGTCACCATTGGGCGATCTGCTGTTGCGGCTGCTGACATTTCTGATCGTGCCTATCGTGTTGTTTACGCTGATGGTGGGCATCAACCAGTCGCGGGAGGGCAGCGTTGGCCGCGTAGGGCGCAAGGTGTTTGTTTATTATCTGGCAAGCTCGGCGCTGGCGATTATGGTCGGCCTGGCGGTGGCCACGCTGTTCAACCCCGGCAGCGGCATGACGCTGGACGACAGCGCGAGCTTCTCGGTGCCGGAAAACCCGGGGTTGGTGGATGTGCTGCTTAACATTGTGCCGGGCAATATTCTGCAGGCGTTTGTCGATCTCAACATGCTGGGCATCATCTTCACCGCGCTGGTGTTCGGCGTTGCGCTGCTGAAGCTGCGCGAGTCCGGCAGCGAGCGTCAGGCCGCGATCGGCGAGCGGCTGTACGAGGTGCTTGAAGCGCTCAATGAAGTAACGCTCAAGGTTATGGCCGGGGTGCTGCACTATGTGCCCATCGGCGTGTTTGCCATTGTCGCGAGTACCGTCAGCCGTCAGGGCATGGGCACGCTGTTATCGCTGGGCGATATGGTGCTGGTGCTGTATGTCGCGCTGGGTATGCAGCTGCTGCTTTACTGCGGCGCCATGCGGCTGTTTGGCGTCAGGCTTGGCGCGTTCTTCCGCGAGGCGCGCACGCCCATGGCGACGGCGTTTGCCACTCAAAGCAGTTCCGGCACGCTGCCGCTGACCATCAACGCTGCGCACCGGTTGGGCATTCCCAAGACGATTTACGGCTTCAGCCTGCCGCTGGGCGCGACGCTCAATATGGACGGCGCGGCCATCCGTATCGCCATTTCTGCGGTGTTTGCCGCCAACGTCATCGGCGCGCCGCTGGACTTCATGAGCATGGTGCAGATCGTGCTGATCGGTACGCTGGTCTCGGTGGGTACCGCCGGGGTGCCCGGCGCGGGTATTATCATGATCGCCACGGTGTTTGCCCAGGTGGGGTTGCCGATTGAAACCGTGGCGCTGCTCACCGCGATTGATGCGCTGGTGGGCATGGGCTGCACCGCGCTGAACGTCACCGGTGATCTGGTCGGTACCTCGATCATTGCCCGCAGCGAAGGCCGCAAGCTGGCCGAGCAGCCTGCGCAGGAAACGACCTGCGGGGCAGAAAGCTGATAACGGCTGTGAGCCGGTTTTATCCACGCAAGGAGAGACACCCATGATTGCGGATCACGAGCGGACGTATCTTGAACGTAGCGTGGCGCTTGCCAGAGAGGCATTGGCGGCCGGCGATGAGCCGTTTGGCAGCGTGCTGGTCAGTGCGGATGGAAAAGTGCTGATGGAAGATCGCAATCGCATTGCCGGGGGAAACGCCACGCGCCATCCGGAAATTGCGCTGGCCTACTGGGCGGTGGAGAACCTGACGCCCGAAGAGCGGGCTGCTGCCACCGTTTATACCTCCGGCGAGCACTGCCCGATGTGCGCGGCGGCTCACGGCTGGGTGGGGCTCGGGCGTATTGTTTACGTCAGTTCATCCCGTCAGCTGGGCGAGTGGCTAAGCGCCATGAATGTGTCGCCCGCGCCGGTAGCGACGCTGCCCATCGAGCAGATTGTACCCGGCCTTGCAGTAGACGGCCCCGTGCCTGACATGGCCGCTACCATGCAGGCCTTGCACCGTGAGTACCATCACAAGGCTTGAAAGCAGGGCGGCGTTAGCGCCGTCCTGCCGCCTACTCGATCACCGTTACCATTACCGAGGCGACGCCGCGTTTGATAATACCCAGCTTGCGCGCGGCGCGTTTGGACAGGTCGATAATGCGCCCGCGTATGTAAGGGCCGCGGTCGTTAATCACTACCTTGACGGTTTGTCCGGTCGCCGGGCGCGTAACCAGCACTTCGGTGCCCATCGGCAGGCTGGGGTGCGCGGCGGTCAGCGCCTGCTGGTCAAAGGGCGTGCCGCTGGCCGTTAGCGCGCCCTGAAAGCGGTCGCTGTAATAAGACGCCTCGCCTTGTTGCCCCTGAGGCGTGGCGTCGGCCAGTGCAGGGCCTGGTGCTAGCACGCTGGCAGCGACTACCGCGCAGGCCAGCAGGCCGGCGTAAAGCAGTGCGGCGAAACGCGGGCGATAATCAAGTCGCGACGCGGCGGGGCGTGGCAACGTAAAAGAGCAAGCGGCCATCGGCATACCTCCTGGTTATCACCTTGTTGGCTTTTGGGGTGCGCAGGCGCTCAAGGATAAATGGCCCTCCAGATTATCGCCTCGCGTGCGGGCAGGCAACCTCAGGCGCGGCCGGGTTGCCGGTCAAAACCACGAGGTTTGGCGGCATACATCCCCCCGTCGGCTTCTTTCAGCAGGTCTTCCAGGTCGACGTTGTCATGGTCTGATACGCGATAAACGCTGGTGCCAATGCTGGCGCCAACGCTGACTTGCTGGCCATTCGGCAGTTTGATGGGCTGGCGGACGGCCTGGCCGATCCGCGTGCGCATCTCGTTGAGTGATGCCGGTGGCTCGCCCATGTTTTCCAGCAGCATGATGAATTCATCGCCGCCAAAGCGGGCGCAATGGTCGCCCGGCCGGGTTAGGTGCTGCAGCCGGTTGGCAATTTGTCTGAGTACAAAATCTCCCGCCGCGTGGCCGTGTTCATCGTTGATCGGTTTGAAGCGATCCAGATCCAGCATAAACAGCGCCAGCGGGCGATGTGTCTTGGCACTGCGTGCCAGGGCTTCACGCGCACACTTTTCCAGCCCGTTGCGGTTCAAAAGCCTCGTCAGCATATCGTGATGAGCCATGCGCTCAAGCGCGGCAGTGCGCACGGCGACCTGACGCTCAAGCACCGCCTCCTGAGTTTTCAGCGTGGTCATGACGTCGGCCTGGGCCTTTTCGGTTTGCCGCTTGAGCTGGTAAAAGCGCGACGCCAGTGCCAGCGCAAACAGCAGCATCTCAAGCGCCGAGCCGATCTGAATGCCGTGCAGCGTGACAAAGTTGGCAGGCAGCACCCCCTGATTGCGCAGTGCGAAGACGCAGGCACCTATCAGCAGCAGGGACCAGCCCAGCATGAA
This window encodes:
- a CDS encoding AMP-binding protein, which codes for MTHVALSRLPWRRTLAPAATLPKDWCRPDALVAAINAWRHWLADKPGGRWLLFERDPASFCAALLALWESGRSAVLPGDDRTATLTRLSKQLDGVIPAAAPAPNASDLPPPEPLAADAEALVLYTSGSTGEPLMQVKRFGQLEAELAVQAELWPLDGGAVISQVSHQHIYGLLTGVLRPLCHGIPLCGGNCHYPEVMARRLAEVRHAGLKATLISSPAQLSRLPDHLNWEQAGAPQRIFSSGAPLAAEHAQHAETLLAAPVIEIYGSTETGGIAHRRQTRADDWQPLPGVEIRLEDAQLQVRSAFLQAPRQWWQQADRAEATAQGFRLLGRADRLIKLAGKRVSLTAIERDLAALPDVKQAHCTRVAQQHAERLGAVVVLAEDALPQTHAERRALIERLRQHLAASQESIALPRYWRFVAELPTNAQGKLDRTRLDRLFADLNDNRLPRWLGERHDGPHKRHISLEVPERLVFLEGHFDDFPLVPGVVMVQWAIEQARACFGPCHGFRGVERLKFQRPLWPGTRCTLQLEYKHGTIMFRLESRQAQHAAGRLRFASPVGLETENANE
- a CDS encoding acyl carrier protein; the encoded protein is MSASTSTGTSTDTPVSREAIFAQVRKILVELFEIDAGDIHPEARLYEDLDIDSIDAVDLVVELKQFTGRRVNPEDFKSVRSINDVVTAVERLMQR
- a CDS encoding phosphopantetheine-binding protein, coding for MPETQQLTLDLKRMIIEALELEDVTPSDIDEQAPLFGEGLGLDSIDALELGLELQKRYGIKLDAEAEETRKHFASLEALRALVETRRVN
- a CDS encoding lysophospholipid acyltransferase family protein, producing the protein MTLDQCRRGLGTALSFALFGIGGLLIGLLIAPVLKLTIRDASRRRTHARVLIQYAFRAFGGLMRTLGVLDYRFEGLSRLQRPGLLILANHPSLIDVVFLLGHVPQADCIVKGKLASNPFTRGPIRAAGYITNRDPEAVLEAARQSLAAGNSLILFPEGTRTRPDRPVKFRRGGANIALRTGANITPVLIRCQPTTLTKGTPWYRIPPRKVQLDLHVLDDLSVPRETQQPTSLRARHLTRQLSDHFNHELDRIQHA
- a CDS encoding beta-ketoacyl synthase chain length factor, which translates into the protein MDRLHISDWRAWCASGTQRLADPQHSIPSPVGSSLPGMLRRRLDATGRATCDILHGLTPAEGCPLIHASRHGDVVHTLSMLEALAQQAPLSPTRFSMSVHNAVLGVYSIAHNHRLPLQALGACGHEFDALLTEAGGYLDAGYESVVVVFSEGELPATYQGHTPHPGHACAVGLRLSRRPDAGPRLTATRTATPGEPTPQDIIAWLTGDAPWLDGLQRFTQVAE
- a CDS encoding dicarboxylate/amino acid:cation symporter, whose product is MHWIWKKYADTSLILRVTIALVAGVAVGLVGSEAVVGWLSPLGDLLLRLLTFLIVPIVLFTLMVGINQSREGSVGRVGRKVFVYYLASSALAIMVGLAVATLFNPGSGMTLDDSASFSVPENPGLVDVLLNIVPGNILQAFVDLNMLGIIFTALVFGVALLKLRESGSERQAAIGERLYEVLEALNEVTLKVMAGVLHYVPIGVFAIVASTVSRQGMGTLLSLGDMVLVLYVALGMQLLLYCGAMRLFGVRLGAFFREARTPMATAFATQSSSGTLPLTINAAHRLGIPKTIYGFSLPLGATLNMDGAAIRIAISAVFAANVIGAPLDFMSMVQIVLIGTLVSVGTAGVPGAGIIMIATVFAQVGLPIETVALLTAIDALVGMGCTALNVTGDLVGTSIIARSEGRKLAEQPAQETTCGAES
- a CDS encoding nucleoside deaminase, with product MIADHERTYLERSVALAREALAAGDEPFGSVLVSADGKVLMEDRNRIAGGNATRHPEIALAYWAVENLTPEERAAATVYTSGEHCPMCAAAHGWVGLGRIVYVSSSRQLGEWLSAMNVSPAPVATLPIEQIVPGLAVDGPVPDMAATMQALHREYHHKA
- a CDS encoding septal ring lytic transglycosylase RlpA family protein, which codes for MAACSFTLPRPAASRLDYRPRFAALLYAGLLACAVVAASVLAPGPALADATPQGQQGEASYYSDRFQGALTASGTPFDQQALTAAHPSLPMGTEVLVTRPATGQTVKVVINDRGPYIRGRIIDLSKRAARKLGIIKRGVASVMVTVIE